The Candidatus Jordarchaeales archaeon genome includes a window with the following:
- a CDS encoding nucleoside hydrolase: protein MKSIVIDTDVGFDVDDAYALAFAARSPELTLEGVTTVYGDTLLRARVACKVLRLAGRSDIPVVAGLGEPLSRWKKAHMFGFEGEGILEEGDELPQVPTNAVEFILSKCTSRITLVTIGPLTNVAAAICRDPGIVDEVEEIIVMGGLLEPVVIEGKVIPTRTEYNVNCDPEATITVLESGAKITLVPLNTTMRVENALSEEDLSALRRAGTPLTQTLLKASEMWLKRLDELMRALGMPPERVKLWMHDPLTVAAAIDKHIFTVETLRVKAQVAEGELRLSIKEDGYEVNVCRGADYRKFKKCWLKD from the coding sequence TTGAAAAGTATAGTGATAGATACGGATGTGGGCTTCGACGTGGACGACGCCTATGCTTTAGCTTTCGCCGCTAGGTCGCCCGAGCTCACCTTAGAGGGTGTCACGACAGTTTACGGAGACACGCTTTTGAGAGCTAGGGTCGCGTGCAAGGTCCTAAGGTTGGCTGGAAGGAGCGATATACCCGTCGTGGCGGGCCTAGGAGAGCCGCTCTCGCGCTGGAAGAAGGCACACATGTTCGGGTTTGAGGGGGAAGGCATACTGGAGGAGGGGGACGAGTTACCTCAAGTGCCAACTAACGCGGTCGAGTTTATACTTTCGAAGTGCACCTCGAGGATCACGTTGGTCACCATCGGTCCTTTGACGAACGTCGCAGCGGCAATATGTCGTGATCCGGGAATAGTCGACGAGGTTGAAGAGATCATAGTAATGGGTGGACTCCTGGAGCCCGTCGTCATCGAAGGAAAGGTAATCCCCACTAGGACGGAGTACAATGTTAACTGTGACCCGGAGGCGACCATCACCGTGCTCGAATCAGGGGCAAAAATTACCCTTGTACCTTTAAACACCACAATGAGGGTTGAAAATGCTCTTAGCGAGGAAGACCTGTCAGCTCTCAGAAGAGCGGGCACACCTCTCACGCAAACGCTGCTCAAGGCGAGCGAAATGTGGCTTAAGCGCCTTGACGAGCTGATGCGCGCGCTAGGAATGCCACCGGAGAGAGTGAAACTCTGGATGCATGACCCGTTAACTGTTGCCGCGGCCATCGACAAACACATCTTCACGGTAGAAACGCTTAGAGTCAAAGCTCAGGTGGCTGAAGGCGAGCTAAGATTGTCTATTAAGGAGGACGGGTATGAGGTCAACGTCTGCCGAGGAGCGGACTACAGGAAGTTTAAAAAATGCTGGTTGAAAGACTGA
- a CDS encoding arsenate reductase ArsC, whose amino-acid sequence MKKRILFVCVENSFRSQIAEAYFNKLAPENMVAFSAGTRPAERVHPNAVRLMLEEGIDISGNKPKLLTREMQENADVAVIVCGGSECPLVFASHVEEWNMPDPANMPLDEARKVRDAIREKVIDLIERLKAEERCAAGTSSRC is encoded by the coding sequence GTGAAGAAGCGGATTTTATTCGTCTGTGTTGAGAACAGCTTTAGGAGCCAGATAGCTGAAGCATATTTCAACAAGCTCGCACCAGAAAACATGGTTGCCTTCAGCGCTGGAACACGTCCAGCGGAGAGGGTTCACCCGAACGCTGTAAGGTTGATGCTCGAGGAGGGCATAGACATTAGTGGAAATAAGCCTAAGTTGCTTACCAGAGAAATGCAGGAAAATGCGGACGTTGCAGTGATAGTCTGCGGCGGGAGCGAGTGCCCACTCGTGTTTGCAAGCCATGTAGAAGAGTGGAACATGCCCGATCCAGCTAACATGCCACTTGACGAAGCTCGAAAGGTGAGGGACGCTATAAGGGAGAAGGTCATCGACTTGATTGAAAGGTTGAAAGCTGAAGAAAGGTGTGCTGCCGGAACAAGCAGCCGGTGTTAG
- a CDS encoding D-aminoacyl-tRNA deacylase, which produces MESVLVVASILDPAGMNISNHLVERAGLASRRPPERCAACWSGVVGKCELTLVHVKEDILYCGGVEKFFDVGLVIYASRHSSLANMATLSVHVSGNWDKAEYGGEPRKLSMASPMHVKAALKVLARLREEYSLEGFTVSQEQTHHGPTVDVPSMFIEIGSSEKEWRDRVAGEVVAESILELLFRPPEKCVNAVGFGGGHYAPKFTELNISSDIGVGHIASKYYTGVLDESLLQQAVEKTLGGVDLFVLDWKGMRGEERAKIVRFAESQGIKVVKTKDI; this is translated from the coding sequence ATGGAAAGTGTGCTTGTTGTGGCTTCAATACTTGACCCTGCGGGAATGAACATTTCCAACCACCTTGTGGAGCGCGCCGGGTTGGCAAGCCGGCGACCGCCAGAGAGGTGCGCAGCGTGCTGGAGTGGAGTCGTTGGGAAATGCGAGCTTACATTAGTCCACGTCAAAGAAGACATACTCTATTGTGGCGGCGTAGAGAAGTTCTTCGACGTAGGTCTGGTTATCTACGCCAGCAGGCATAGTAGCTTAGCTAACATGGCAACTCTGTCCGTCCACGTTTCAGGGAACTGGGATAAGGCGGAGTATGGAGGCGAGCCCAGGAAACTTAGCATGGCATCACCCATGCACGTCAAGGCGGCGTTGAAGGTGCTTGCCAGATTAAGAGAAGAGTACTCGTTGGAAGGATTCACTGTGTCACAGGAGCAAACACATCACGGTCCGACGGTCGACGTTCCCTCCATGTTTATAGAGATCGGGAGCAGCGAAAAGGAGTGGAGGGATAGGGTGGCTGGAGAAGTAGTTGCCGAGTCGATTTTAGAGTTGCTGTTTCGCCCACCTGAAAAGTGTGTCAACGCTGTGGGGTTCGGGGGAGGACACTACGCTCCAAAGTTCACCGAGCTAAACATCTCGTCAGACATAGGAGTAGGTCATATAGCGTCAAAGTACTATACCGGAGTTCTGGACGAAAGCCTCTTACAGCAGGCTGTCGAGAAAACACTCGGTGGCGTAGACCTCTTCGTGCTTGACTGGAAAGGAATGAGAGGGGAGGAGAGGGCGAAAATAGTGAGATTTGCCGAGTCACAGGGGATAAAGGTGGTTAAAACGAAGGACATTTAA
- the ftsZ gene encoding cell division protein FtsZ, translating into MESLINEILQEKDDVSEILNYVPKIQVFGVGGAGNNAINRLASVGVEGVELIAVNTDAQILLGVNADKKLLIGKETTKGLGAGNDPDIGEAAAKESIEEIRELISGDLVFVTCGLGGGTGTGASPIIAEAAKKTGALTISVCTLPFIAEGARRWRSASSGLKKLARVSDTIIVIPNEKLLEVAPNLSLLQAFKLADEILVRCVKAISEMITKPGLVNVDLANVRTIIKKGGASLITLGEASGERREEKAVDDALNNPLVDVDISSATGLLVNISGDQDLKLYEAEAIIRYVSERISPDGEIIWGAIIDPTLKDKVRVSLIISGVTYRQVEQILSGEYVTPLGLQLAKI; encoded by the coding sequence ATGGAGAGCCTCATTAATGAGATTCTTCAAGAGAAAGATGATGTTAGTGAGATTTTAAACTACGTTCCTAAAATTCAAGTTTTCGGTGTTGGCGGTGCTGGGAATAACGCTATAAACAGGCTTGCCAGCGTAGGCGTTGAAGGCGTCGAGCTTATTGCAGTTAACACAGACGCTCAAATACTGCTCGGCGTGAACGCAGACAAGAAGCTGCTAATAGGGAAGGAGACTACTAAGGGGCTTGGCGCCGGAAACGACCCAGACATCGGAGAAGCTGCAGCAAAGGAGAGCATCGAAGAGATAAGGGAGCTGATTTCAGGCGACCTGGTCTTTGTGACCTGCGGTCTAGGCGGAGGAACGGGAACTGGAGCATCCCCAATAATAGCTGAAGCTGCCAAGAAAACCGGAGCTCTGACGATTTCCGTGTGCACGCTCCCATTCATAGCTGAGGGTGCGAGGAGGTGGAGGAGCGCCTCGTCTGGTCTCAAGAAACTTGCGAGGGTTTCAGACACAATCATAGTTATACCGAACGAGAAACTCCTCGAGGTTGCCCCAAACCTTTCGCTGCTCCAAGCCTTCAAGCTGGCGGATGAAATACTTGTTAGGTGCGTGAAGGCTATATCTGAAATGATAACGAAGCCAGGCCTGGTCAACGTTGACCTTGCAAACGTGAGGACAATAATCAAGAAGGGAGGTGCGTCACTCATAACTCTTGGCGAAGCCAGCGGGGAGAGGCGTGAAGAAAAAGCTGTAGATGACGCGCTCAACAACCCGCTTGTCGACGTAGACATTTCGTCCGCAACTGGGCTGCTGGTCAACATAAGCGGGGACCAAGACCTCAAACTATACGAGGCGGAGGCCATAATAAGGTACGTGTCGGAGCGCATATCCCCCGATGGGGAGATAATATGGGGGGCAATAATAGACCCGACGCTGAAAGACAAGGTACGAGTGTCCCTCATAATAAGTGGCGTCACATACAGGCAGGTAGAACAAATACTTTCAGGTGAATACGTTACGCCGCTAGGATTACAGCTGGCTAAAATCTAG
- a CDS encoding transcription elongation factor Spt5: protein MSSSGNIFAVRTTIGQEKAVAEIIEKRVKGSKDVDVKAILVPESLNGYIFIEAASLKDVLTVTAGIPHVRGQVSGRVKLEDIEQFITVKSQASMLSTGDIVEVIRGPFKGEKATIVRVDTSKDEVVLELLESPNPIPIKVHADYVKLVERREKEEE, encoded by the coding sequence TTGTCGAGTAGCGGAAACATTTTCGCCGTGAGAACAACAATTGGGCAAGAGAAAGCTGTAGCTGAGATCATAGAGAAGAGAGTTAAGGGGTCAAAGGACGTCGATGTAAAGGCCATCCTAGTCCCGGAGTCACTTAACGGTTACATCTTCATAGAGGCCGCAAGCCTAAAAGACGTGCTCACGGTCACCGCTGGAATACCGCACGTCAGAGGACAGGTTAGCGGGCGGGTGAAACTAGAAGACATAGAACAGTTCATAACAGTTAAGAGCCAAGCAAGCATGTTAAGCACCGGCGACATAGTCGAAGTGATTAGAGGACCATTCAAAGGAGAGAAGGCAACTATAGTTCGAGTGGACACCAGCAAGGATGAAGTAGTCCTGGAACTTTTAGAATCACCCAACCCGATCCCGATAAAGGTTCACGCAGACTACGTTAAACTCGTGGAGAGACGAGAGAAGGAAGAAGAGTAG
- a CDS encoding shikimate dehydrogenase, with protein MIGGRTRVVGIIGDPVEHSLSPRMHNAAFEHLKLDYVYVPFRVSSNALKEAIEGVRALNIKGVNVTIPHKVSVIPLLDWVDEEALNIGAVNTIVSEKGELKGYNTDGLGFLEALKEEGVKVSGIKAVLLGAGGAARAIAYSLAPIVSELVILNRTADKAISLSEELRRKGWSVRGGRLDEETLEKELKDTELLVNATSVGMYPNVDETPVPREVLNSRLTVFDAVYNPIETRLLKDAKSVGAKVVNGVGMLVNQGAVAFKLWTGVNPPKEVMRRAVIEGLQSSGGV; from the coding sequence TTGATCGGAGGACGCACCAGGGTGGTCGGCATAATAGGAGACCCGGTGGAGCACAGTCTTTCCCCGAGAATGCACAACGCCGCTTTTGAGCACTTGAAACTAGACTACGTTTATGTTCCATTCAGAGTCAGTAGCAACGCGCTCAAAGAGGCTATCGAAGGAGTGAGGGCGCTAAACATCAAGGGGGTCAACGTAACAATCCCTCACAAGGTTTCGGTGATCCCCCTCCTAGACTGGGTTGATGAGGAAGCCCTAAACATAGGGGCCGTCAACACCATCGTTTCAGAAAAAGGAGAACTGAAGGGGTACAACACTGACGGGTTGGGTTTCCTCGAGGCGCTGAAAGAGGAGGGGGTTAAAGTCAGCGGCATTAAAGCTGTTCTGCTAGGAGCCGGCGGCGCCGCTAGAGCAATAGCTTACTCCCTTGCCCCCATCGTCTCTGAGCTTGTAATTCTCAACAGAACAGCCGACAAAGCCATCTCCCTAAGTGAGGAACTTAGGAGGAAGGGGTGGAGCGTACGAGGTGGAAGGCTGGATGAGGAGACGTTGGAGAAGGAGCTAAAGGACACTGAATTGCTTGTCAACGCAACATCAGTCGGAATGTATCCCAACGTTGACGAAACCCCTGTTCCCCGCGAAGTCCTAAACAGCAGGCTAACGGTTTTTGACGCAGTCTACAATCCCATAGAGACTAGGCTTCTCAAGGATGCCAAAAGTGTTGGAGCTAAAGTGGTTAACGGCGTAGGCATGTTGGTAAACCAGGGTGCGGTGGCTTTCAAGCTCTGGACCGGGGTAAATCCTCCAAAGGAAGTCATGAGGAGAGCTGTGATTGAGGGCTTGCAGAGCTCTGGAGGGGTATGA
- a CDS encoding shikimate kinase — translation MRACRALEGYDVIGEAVVHGAGTIVNAIACGKGSAFGINLWTKARVELTDEAGVIEGKILSDPGEDTGLIKAAVRKVLERFNALDYGARVVTESNIPISRGLKSSSAAANAVVLATLAALGKKLGDVEAVLLGVEAAIAAGVTVTGAFDDACASYFGGVVVTDNVKRSILRMEPFTEEFKVVILVPPTKIRKREINLRRVKSLSGIVEVALELAMRGDYLKAMTLNGLAYSASLGLSSDAAVRALEAGAAAAGLSGTGPAVIALTPPEKVDDVVDAWNQFEGEVVLAGVSNEKAKITVWGGVSC, via the coding sequence TTGAGGGCTTGCAGAGCTCTGGAGGGGTATGATGTGATAGGGGAGGCGGTCGTTCACGGTGCTGGGACCATTGTAAACGCTATAGCGTGCGGAAAGGGCTCGGCTTTTGGGATCAACTTATGGACGAAGGCAAGGGTGGAATTGACGGATGAAGCGGGGGTTATTGAGGGCAAAATACTCAGCGATCCGGGAGAAGACACTGGGCTAATCAAGGCTGCTGTGAGAAAAGTTCTAGAGAGGTTTAACGCGCTCGACTACGGTGCCAGGGTCGTTACGGAGTCAAATATACCGATTTCGAGGGGGCTTAAGAGCAGCAGCGCTGCGGCCAACGCCGTGGTACTGGCAACGTTAGCGGCACTAGGCAAAAAACTGGGCGACGTCGAAGCAGTCCTTTTAGGAGTGGAAGCCGCCATAGCTGCGGGTGTAACTGTCACCGGTGCGTTCGATGACGCATGCGCGTCGTACTTTGGTGGCGTCGTCGTAACAGACAATGTGAAGAGGAGCATCCTGCGTATGGAGCCGTTCACCGAGGAGTTCAAAGTGGTGATACTAGTACCCCCCACGAAGATACGCAAGAGAGAAATTAACCTTAGAAGAGTAAAGTCCCTGAGCGGGATAGTCGAGGTAGCCTTAGAGCTTGCAATGCGGGGAGATTACCTGAAAGCCATGACACTTAACGGGCTAGCTTACTCGGCTTCACTTGGACTAAGCTCCGATGCCGCGGTAAGGGCCCTAGAGGCAGGGGCTGCGGCCGCGGGTCTCTCGGGGACTGGGCCAGCCGTAATAGCCCTCACTCCTCCAGAGAAGGTGGACGACGTTGTAGATGCCTGGAACCAGTTCGAGGGGGAGGTCGTCCTTGCTGGTGTTAGTAACGAGAAAGCGAAAATCACTGTTTGGGGTGGAGTGTCTTGCTGA
- the aroA gene encoding 3-phosphoshikimate 1-carboxyvinyltransferase, with product MLKVVGGCSLNGKVEAPPSKSYTHRAVVLASLADGRSEILKPLESRDTMATFRGCVALGASIAREGDKWIVEGKGELKTPDDVINVENSGTTMRILTAVSALAPGFTVLTGDDSIRKRPMGPLLDALHQLGVECWSTKGNGTPPIVVKGGGIRGGVASIRGDISSQFISALLIVSPLTSVETSITLTSELKSKPYVYITMETMEAFGVKVKVEGRSFRAERCRYKPSSFLIPGDFSSASFLLTAAAITDSDVTVTNLDINSPQGDKKIVNVLREMGCKVDVGDNWVRVRGGGELTGVDVDCGDTPDLLPVISILGAYANGPTRIFNAEHVRFKESDRISVMASELSKMGVEVEEMKDGLVIKGGRRVKGSIVDAHGDHRILMALVVAGLAAEGETVILGEDCVDVSYPRFLDDLERLGANFRRM from the coding sequence TTGCTGAAAGTAGTTGGAGGGTGCAGCTTAAACGGGAAAGTTGAAGCCCCGCCCTCGAAAAGCTACACGCATAGAGCTGTTGTCTTAGCGTCCCTAGCTGATGGCCGGTCCGAGATCCTGAAGCCGCTCGAAAGTAGAGATACCATGGCAACTTTCAGAGGTTGCGTGGCTCTTGGGGCCAGCATAGCCAGAGAAGGGGACAAGTGGATCGTTGAGGGGAAGGGAGAGTTGAAGACGCCTGACGACGTCATAAACGTGGAGAACTCCGGAACAACGATGAGAATCCTCACGGCGGTCTCAGCACTGGCACCAGGTTTCACAGTGCTGACTGGAGACGACTCGATAAGGAAGAGGCCGATGGGCCCCTTGCTTGACGCGCTTCACCAGCTCGGCGTGGAATGTTGGTCCACTAAGGGAAACGGAACTCCGCCGATAGTTGTTAAGGGTGGGGGGATACGAGGTGGCGTCGCTTCCATCAGGGGGGATATTAGCTCCCAGTTTATCTCCGCGCTCCTAATAGTCTCCCCCCTCACAAGCGTTGAGACCAGTATAACTCTTACGTCGGAGCTCAAGTCCAAACCATACGTTTACATAACCATGGAGACCATGGAGGCTTTCGGAGTAAAGGTTAAGGTAGAGGGTAGGAGTTTTCGGGCTGAGAGGTGTAGGTATAAACCTTCAAGCTTCCTCATCCCAGGAGATTTCTCCTCTGCATCCTTCCTCCTGACTGCTGCTGCCATCACAGACTCGGACGTGACGGTCACAAACCTCGACATTAACTCCCCCCAAGGGGACAAGAAGATCGTAAACGTGTTGAGAGAAATGGGCTGCAAGGTTGACGTTGGAGATAACTGGGTCAGAGTTAGGGGAGGAGGGGAACTAACGGGAGTAGATGTTGACTGCGGAGACACACCCGACCTACTCCCAGTAATTTCAATCCTAGGCGCCTACGCTAACGGGCCCACGAGGATATTCAACGCGGAGCACGTGAGGTTCAAGGAAAGTGACAGGATATCGGTGATGGCAAGCGAGCTGTCGAAGATGGGAGTGGAAGTTGAGGAGATGAAAGATGGTCTAGTGATTAAAGGAGGAAGAAGAGTTAAAGGAAGCATTGTGGACGCCCACGGAGACCACCGCATACTAATGGCGCTCGTAGTTGCAGGGTTAGCTGCGGAGGGAGAAACCGTGATACTGGGCGAAGACTGCGTGGACGTTTCATACCCAAGGTTCCTCGACGACCTGGAGAGACTTGGGGCGAACTTTAGGAGGATGTAA
- the aroC gene encoding chorismate synthase, whose protein sequence is MGGNVFGRNFVLVSFGESHGKCVGAVVDGCPAGLPLSEKDVQEELDKRRPGQSVVATSRREEDKVEILSGVFEGYTTGAPICMVVWNADVDSSVYYELRYKPRPGHADYTAMVRYGGFNDFRGGGRLSGRVTASFVMGGAVAKKLLREVLNVNVEAYTVKIGRVEARKISEEGVKRRYENPVRCPDPEAAARMVEVIEEARSKGDSVGGVVECRVTGLPPGVGNPVFDTLEGDISKALFAIPAVKAVEFGSGVKASDMTGSTHNDPFTFRDGRVVTETNNAGGILGGISSGMPIVCRVTFKPTPSISKPQKTVDLLKGEETVIEVKGRHDPCVVPRAVPVVEAMVALVLADHAVTLGLIPPVIGGKHGGKPGGRD, encoded by the coding sequence TTGGGGGGAAATGTGTTCGGGCGAAACTTCGTCCTGGTCTCTTTTGGAGAAAGCCACGGAAAATGTGTAGGCGCCGTGGTCGATGGATGCCCTGCAGGGCTACCTCTTAGCGAAAAAGACGTTCAAGAAGAGCTGGACAAGAGGAGGCCTGGTCAGAGCGTAGTTGCGACAAGTAGAAGGGAAGAAGACAAAGTGGAGATTCTGTCCGGCGTCTTCGAAGGATACACCACAGGTGCTCCGATATGCATGGTTGTATGGAACGCTGACGTCGACTCAAGTGTGTACTACGAGCTAAGGTATAAACCACGCCCCGGACATGCGGACTACACGGCAATGGTTAGGTATGGCGGGTTTAACGACTTCCGGGGCGGGGGGCGATTATCCGGCAGAGTTACAGCGTCGTTCGTGATGGGCGGAGCTGTTGCTAAGAAGCTTCTAAGAGAGGTTTTGAACGTCAACGTTGAAGCATACACAGTCAAGATAGGGCGCGTCGAAGCCAGAAAGATTAGCGAGGAAGGGGTGAAAAGGAGGTACGAGAACCCGGTCAGGTGCCCTGACCCCGAAGCCGCCGCTAGAATGGTAGAGGTTATAGAGGAGGCTAGAAGTAAAGGCGACAGTGTCGGAGGCGTTGTAGAATGCAGGGTGACAGGTCTCCCCCCAGGCGTGGGGAACCCGGTCTTCGACACGCTTGAAGGAGACATAAGTAAAGCGCTCTTCGCCATACCCGCGGTCAAAGCGGTGGAGTTCGGCTCGGGGGTTAAAGCATCAGATATGACGGGGTCTACCCACAACGACCCGTTCACATTTAGAGACGGACGGGTGGTCACGGAAACGAACAACGCAGGCGGCATCCTTGGAGGGATAAGCAGCGGCATGCCGATCGTCTGCAGGGTAACATTCAAACCTACTCCATCCATATCCAAGCCCCAAAAGACGGTTGACCTCTTGAAAGGAGAGGAAACAGTAATAGAGGTTAAGGGAAGACATGACCCGTGCGTGGTTCCCAGAGCTGTTCCCGTCGTTGAAGCAATGGTCGCACTTGTCCTTGCAGATCACGCCGTTACTCTGGGGCTAATACCCCCCGTAATCGGAGGGAAGCACGGTGGGAAGCCAGGTGGGCGAGATTGA
- a CDS encoding chorismate mutase — protein sequence MGSQVGEIEELREKIMEATVDVLKAVKRRIEYVEALGKVKRERGLPIRDPEAEKRLIVRVREEGVKMGLDPDFCEKLVRMLIEYSVVVQMREAQR from the coding sequence GTGGGAAGCCAGGTGGGCGAGATTGAAGAGTTGAGAGAAAAGATAATGGAGGCCACGGTGGACGTCCTGAAAGCAGTTAAGAGAAGGATAGAATACGTAGAAGCTCTCGGGAAAGTTAAGAGGGAGAGGGGGTTGCCGATCAGGGATCCAGAAGCCGAGAAAAGACTCATCGTGAGAGTTAGGGAGGAGGGGGTTAAGATGGGGCTTGACCCTGACTTTTGCGAGAAACTCGTAAGGATGCTCATCGAGTACTCGGTTGTCGTCCAGATGAGGGAGGCGCAGCGTTGA
- a CDS encoding prephenate dehydrogenase/arogenate dehydrogenase family protein, which yields MKVAILGGTGRMGAWFARYFKRKGCDVVIWARTIENLVKVAEEIGVSYALSAEEAVKDADLVLVSVPISAVPEVVKKISPHVKRGAIVFDVASVKGKIPEVLREEGVAHGYKAASLHPMFGPGAKGIEGNKIVVIPLEGFEETAKWLADYFAEEGAEIIFSDAETHDRIVALTLALPHFVNIFFALLLSDLNVNPEELRKFSGTTFSVQFTLSESVLQENPNVYAEIQMENEKFKHVLERGKAIFEALSQVVYSGNKEKFTELFSKAREWTQGDRESREAYRKMYQIIEALRKGGRQGQSA from the coding sequence TTGAAGGTCGCTATCCTTGGCGGCACGGGACGCATGGGAGCTTGGTTTGCAAGGTACTTTAAGAGAAAAGGGTGCGATGTTGTAATCTGGGCTAGGACCATCGAAAACCTTGTTAAGGTGGCTGAAGAAATCGGAGTGAGCTACGCTCTAAGTGCCGAAGAGGCTGTTAAAGACGCTGACCTGGTTCTTGTATCCGTGCCAATAAGCGCGGTTCCAGAAGTTGTTAAGAAAATTTCACCGCATGTTAAAAGGGGAGCCATAGTATTTGACGTAGCTTCAGTCAAAGGGAAAATACCTGAAGTTCTAAGGGAGGAGGGGGTGGCACACGGCTACAAGGCTGCAAGCCTGCATCCCATGTTTGGCCCTGGAGCCAAGGGAATCGAGGGAAACAAAATCGTGGTAATACCTTTAGAAGGGTTTGAAGAGACCGCGAAGTGGCTAGCAGACTACTTCGCCGAAGAAGGCGCTGAAATAATCTTTTCGGACGCTGAAACCCATGATAGGATAGTGGCTTTAACCCTAGCGCTCCCTCACTTCGTCAACATATTCTTCGCGCTTCTACTTTCCGATTTAAACGTAAACCCCGAGGAGCTCAGAAAGTTTTCGGGAACAACGTTCAGCGTTCAGTTCACCTTATCAGAGAGCGTCTTACAGGAGAACCCAAACGTTTATGCGGAAATCCAGATGGAAAATGAGAAATTCAAGCACGTTCTTGAAAGAGGGAAAGCAATTTTCGAAGCCCTATCCCAAGTGGTGTACTCTGGCAACAAAGAAAAGTTCACAGAGCTATTTTCCAAGGCACGCGAGTGGACGCAAGGCGACAGAGAAAGCAGAGAAGCATACAGGAAAATGTACCAGATAATTGAGGCCCTCAGGAAAGGAGGCAGACAAGGACAGTCAGCATGA
- a CDS encoding glutamine synthetase family protein — translation MKSDVLEEAKEKALRIVREKDVDLVLLKFVDIMGTPKTCTIPVKKFEDALNEGIGFDGSSIEGFVRIYESDMRLIPDPTSLRILPRITMDKKVALIFCDVYRPEGKPFDGDPRYVLKKNLEEAEKMGFSYCVGPELEFFLFRAENGVVLEPQDHGGYFDLAPLDLAFNVRAEAMQALQEMGIEVEMGHHEVSPGQHEIDFRYGDALTIADAVMIYKFVVKSVAKRHGLFASFMPKPFFGMNGSGMHVHQSLWRDGRNIFFDPKDKYNLSDIAYYFIGGQLKYIKEIIVVLAPTVNSYKRLVPGYEAPVYISWARRNRSALIRIPEYFVGREKSMRAELRCPDPSCNPYLAFSVMLKAALEGIKHKIEPPEPIEEDIYHFDDAKLKELYIDTLPGSLGEAIEYASKSKLLKEALGEHIYTKYLEAKRREWEEFRTAVTDWEIKKYLPIL, via the coding sequence TTGAAGAGTGACGTTCTAGAAGAAGCTAAGGAAAAGGCGCTTAGGATCGTGCGTGAAAAAGACGTCGACTTAGTTCTCCTCAAGTTTGTTGACATAATGGGGACGCCGAAGACCTGCACCATTCCCGTGAAAAAGTTTGAGGACGCGCTAAATGAAGGCATAGGATTTGATGGCTCATCTATAGAGGGCTTTGTCAGGATTTACGAAAGCGATATGCGTCTCATCCCAGACCCGACTTCGCTCCGCATACTTCCAAGGATAACAATGGACAAGAAAGTGGCCCTCATCTTTTGTGACGTTTATAGGCCTGAAGGGAAACCGTTTGATGGGGATCCAAGGTATGTTCTCAAGAAGAATCTTGAAGAAGCGGAGAAGATGGGCTTCTCCTATTGTGTTGGCCCCGAGCTGGAGTTCTTCCTCTTCAGGGCTGAGAATGGGGTGGTTCTCGAGCCGCAAGATCACGGAGGCTACTTTGACTTAGCACCATTAGACTTAGCGTTCAACGTTAGGGCTGAGGCGATGCAGGCGCTGCAGGAGATGGGCATCGAGGTTGAAATGGGGCACCATGAGGTTTCACCTGGACAGCACGAGATAGACTTTAGGTATGGAGACGCTTTGACCATAGCTGATGCCGTGATGATATACAAGTTTGTAGTGAAATCTGTTGCGAAGAGGCACGGGCTGTTCGCATCTTTCATGCCTAAACCGTTCTTCGGCATGAATGGGTCAGGCATGCACGTTCACCAAAGCTTGTGGAGAGACGGGAGAAACATCTTCTTTGACCCGAAGGATAAGTATAATCTTTCCGACATAGCGTACTACTTCATAGGAGGACAACTTAAGTACATAAAAGAGATCATCGTAGTCCTGGCTCCGACAGTTAACTCTTATAAAAGACTTGTCCCCGGATATGAGGCGCCCGTCTACATTAGCTGGGCCAGGCGAAATAGGTCGGCTCTAATACGCATACCGGAGTACTTCGTGGGAAGAGAGAAGTCTATGAGAGCTGAGCTGAGGTGCCCCGACCCGTCATGCAATCCTTACCTAGCTTTTTCGGTGATGCTCAAGGCGGCTCTCGAGGGAATAAAGCACAAGATAGAACCGCCTGAACCAATCGAAGAGGACATATACCACTTCGATGACGCAAAGCTCAAAGAGCTCTACATAGACACGCTCCCAGGATCCCTAGGGGAAGCCATAGAATACGCTTCTAAGAGCAAGCTGCTAAAAGAAGCACTCGGGGAACACATCTACACAAAATACCTTGAGGCCAAGAGAAGAGAGTGGGAAGAATTCAGAACAGCGGTCACCGATTGGGAGATAAAGAAGTACCTTCCAATTCTGTAA